TGAAAGGCAGGAGTCGGTTGAGTTTTATGTTACTAATTATGAATATAAGGAACCATATAAATGTATAAATTTCTTTCCTGGATAACTGTGATTCTTTGGATGGTGCTTATTTTTAATCTGTCTTCCCAGGTGGCAGAGCAGTCCAATGAACTGAGTACAGGAATAACAGAGGTTATTGTAAAAACGGTGGAAAAAGTTGCTCCCATGGCGGAGTTTGATATAAAAAGTTTTAATAATGTATTGAGGAAGAATGCCCATTTCTTTGCTTATCTGGTGTTGGGAATATTGTTGTTAAATGCTTTAAGGAGAAGTGGGGTAAACGGTTACCGGAGCTTTGCTTTAACTCTAGGGTTTTGTGTTCTTTATGCTGTATCGGATGAAGTACATCAGTTATTTGTCTCCGGCCGAGGTGGTCAGGTTAAGGATGTTATTATTGATAGTGCCGGAGTCAGTGTTGGTATTGGAGTGTTTTGGGCAGTTGGTAAGTTGGTTATGAGAAGTAAAATTAGAGATAAAGAATAAATATCCGTTGAGCTGTAATTTCGGCTTAGGGTTTTTTTAGAACCCCATGCTTTAATATGTTAATATGGTAAATTGCTTTAGGAAAATTCCGAAAGGCCTAATCGGCCTTCCGAAATTTTCCTAAAGTGGATAGTCCCTCGCTGCGGTGATAGATTAACGCATTAAGGTAAAAAGGGTATACCCTGCCGGTGTAAGCTAGGCGGGGAAGTTCGTTGATTGTACATATATCTCACCAACTACGCCATCCCATGACCGGCATATTTAAAACATACAACCTTTATTTTGCATAACACTCTTAAATTGGTGTACCCGTGAAATTAGCTCTATGGTAGAATGAGTTTGAGAATCATGAAAGTGAGTGATACTGCATGAAATGGGAAGAAGTACGGAGGCTTTACCCAAATCAGTTCGTTAAGCTAAGGATATTGGGTTTGCGCAGGGAGGGTAACCGTGAGTACGTGGACGATGTGGCGATCGTACGCAGCATAACCGACCCGTCGGAAGCCACTAGCGAGTTGATGAAATGCAGAGGTAATACTCTGGTTTACCATACCAGTAACGAAAAGATTATCCTCGAAGTGCGTACAAGGCCTGGACTTAGGGGGGCTATTTAGTGCGGCTTGATTTCCGAGATGGTCTTATATTTACTTCACTTTCTATCACATACAAAG
The Desulfallas thermosapovorans DSM 6562 genome window above contains:
- a CDS encoding VanZ family protein, with the translated sequence MYKFLSWITVILWMVLIFNLSSQVAEQSNELSTGITEVIVKTVEKVAPMAEFDIKSFNNVLRKNAHFFAYLVLGILLLNALRRSGVNGYRSFALTLGFCVLYAVSDEVHQLFVSGRGGQVKDVIIDSAGVSVGIGVFWAVGKLVMRSKIRDKE